One window from the genome of Paramisgurnus dabryanus chromosome 20, PD_genome_1.1, whole genome shotgun sequence encodes:
- the wdr35 gene encoding WD repeat-containing protein 35 isoform X2 codes for MFIYLSKKIAIPSNTILKCVSWNKDQGFIACGGEDGLLKVLKLETYTDDAKLKGLAAPSNLSMNQTMEGHSGAVQVVTWNEQYQKLTTSDQNGLIIVWMLYKGMWYEEMINNRNKSVVRSMSWNADGLKICIVYEDGAVIVGSVDGNRIWGKELKGTQLAHVAWSPDSKILLFGMANGEIHIYDNQGNFIMKMTISCLANVTGALSIASIHWYSGTQGYLEPDCPCLAICFTNGYCQVMRHESDDNPVVIETGMWHVTSIQWNHCGSVLAIAGSIRNSGTDKEINVVHFYTPFGEHLRTLKVPGKQMNSVSWEGRGLRIGLAVDSYIYFAIIRPDYKWGYCSNTVVYAYTRPDRLEYSVVFWDTKNNEKFVKYVKSLMSITTCGDFCILATKADDTHPQEDTEAEAGLATYVLVLCNSIGTPQDSKYIDIDPLFITMTKTHVIAASKEAFYVWQYRVAKKLTALEINQVAKTRKEGRERIYHIDDSPSGPSDGTLNFAKAFTATRDPICCITASDRMLIVGRESGTLQRYSLPNISLLQKYSLTSRPYQLSLNCNSSRLAIIDITGLLKFLDVETRGSSGDADSGSTAGDPSKFERKDVWDMKWAVDNPDLFSMMEKTRMYVFRNLDPEEPIQTSGFICHFEDLEIKSVLLDEIMRDPEVPNKDYLMNFEIRSLRDSRALIEKVGIEDASQFIEDNPHPRLWRLLAEAALQKLDLKMAEQAFVRCKDYQGIEFVKRLSNLQSEAMKQAEVAAYFSRFEEAERMYLDMDRRDLAIGLRIKLGDWFRVLQLLKTGSGDSDDALQEQAYNAIGDYFADRQKWLNAVQYYLQGRNQERLAECYYMLEDYDGLERLANSLPENHKLLPDIGQMFVTVGMCEQAVIAFLKCNQPKAAVDACVHLNQWNKAVELAKNHSMKEIGPLLSKYASHLLEKNKTLEAVELYRKAHHFLDAAKLMFKIAEEEVKKRTRPMRVKKLYVLAALLVENFHTQIKSSQQSKTKGKKSEATSALAGLLEEDESSLDSRILDDAWRGAEAYHFFLLAQRQLYDGKVDAAMRTALHLRDYEDIIPAVEIYSLLAICSSANCAFGTCSRAFIKLESLETLTPDQRQLYEDLALEIFTKHSPRDTRQSQRDSLTEGPEGKLPTCIVTGKVISEFQFWMCSVCKHCALEQEITQFSFCPLCHSSVA; via the exons atgtttatatatctcAGTAAGAAG ATTGCCATTCCAAGCAATACGATTTTAAAGTGTGTCTCCTGGAATAAAGATCAGGGTTTCATAGCTTGTGGAGGAGAGGATGGcctgttaaaagtgctcaagCTTGAAACTTACACAG ATGATGCCAAATTAAAAGGCCTGGCTGCTCCCAGTAACCTCTCTATGAATCAGACAATGGAAGGCCACAGTG GTGCAGTGCAAGTTGTGACATGGAATGAACAGTACCAGAAATTGACCACCAGTGACCAGAATGGACTCATTATCGTTTGGATGCTTTATAAAG GTATGTGGTATGAGGAGATGATTAATAACAGGAATAAATCTGTGGTTCGGAGCATGAGCTGGAATGCTGATGGTCTGAAGATCTGCATCGTGTATGAGGATGGTGCTGTGATTGTGGGCTCGGTGGACG GAAACAGGATCTGGGGTAAAGAACTAAAGGGGACTCAGCTCGCACATGTGGCTTGGTCGCCAGACAGTAAGATCCTACTGTTCGGGATGGCCAATGGAGAGATCCACATCTACGACAACCAGGGAAACTTCATT ATGAAGATGACCATAAGTTGTTTGGCGAATGTAACAGGTGCCCTCAGTATAGCAAGTATTCATTGGTACTCGGGCACACAGGGGTATCTGGAGCCAGACTGCCCCTGCCTGGCTATTTGTTTTACCAACGGGTACTGCCAAGTCATGCGGCACGAGAGTGATGACA ATCCTGTGGTTATTGAGACGGGTATGTGGCATGTGACCAGTATCCAGTGGAATCACTGTGGCAGTGTTCTGGCTATAGCAGGATCCATCAGGAACAGTGGAACAGATAAGGAGATAAATGTTGTTCACTTCTACACACCATTTGGAGAG CACTTGCGGACTCTGAAGGTTCCAGGCAAGCAGATGAATTCTGTGTCATGGGAAGGCAGAGGACTTCGAATTGGCTTGGCTGTAGATTCCTATATATACTTTGCCATCATTCGACCAGATTACAAG TGGGGTTACTGCAGTAATACTGTGGTGTATGCATACACACGTCCAGACAGGCTGGAGTACAGTGTGGTCTTCTGGGATACTAAGAATAATGAGAAGTTTGTCAAATACGTCAAGAGTCTCATGTCCATCACTACATGTGGAGATTTCTGCATCCTTGCCACCAAAGCAGATGACACACACCCACAG GAGGATACAGAGGCCGAGGCTGGATTAGCTACG TATGTTCTGGTATTGTGTAACTCCATTGGAACCCCACAGGACTCCAAATATATTGACATAG ACCCCTTGTTTATCACCATGACGAAGACACATGTGATCGCTGCATCTAAAGAGGCATTTTACGTTTGGCAGTATCGTGTGGCCAAGAAACTCACCGCTCTTGAAATCAACCAGGTTGCCAAAACCAGAAAGGAAGGTCGAGAGAG GATTTATCACATTGACGACAGTCCAAGCGGACCGTCGGATGGGACACTTAACTTTGCCAAAGCCTTCACA GCCACCAGAGATCCGATCTGCTGCATCACCGCATCAGACAGGATGCTTATAGTG GGTCGCGAGTCTGGTACTTTGCAGAGGTACAGCCTGCCCAACATCAGCCTCCTTCAAAAATACTCCCTCACGTCCAGACCATATCAGCTGTCTCTCAATTGTAACTCCAG CCGTCTGGCTATTATAGACATAACTGGCCTGTTGAAATTTTTGGATGTGGAGACGCGGGGGTCATCAGGGGATGCAGACAGCGGATCGACAGCCGGAGACCCATCTAAATTCGAACGCAAAGATGTCTGGGATATGAAATGGGCCGTAGACAACCCAGATCTGTTTTCAATGATGGAGAAAACCCGAATGTATGTCTTCAGAAACCTGGACCCTGAG GAGCCGATTCAAACATCTGGTTTCATTTGCCACTTTGAGGATCTGGAAATCAAGTCTGTTCTTTTGGATGAGATTATGAGG GATCCAGAGGTCCCAAATAAAGATTATTTGATGAACTTCGAGATCCGTTCATTGAGGGACAGCAGGGCTCTGATCGAGAAGGTTGGAATAGAAGACGCTTCCCAGTTTATTGAGGACAATCCCCATCCCCGTCTCTG GCGTCTCTTAGCGGAAGCAGCGCTGCAGAAACTAGATTTGAAGATGGCTGAGCAGGCGTTTGTGCGTTGTAAAGACTACCAAGGCATTGAATTTGTGAAGAGACTGAGCAATCTGCAAAGTGAAGCCATGAAACAGGCAGAGGTGGCGGCTTACTTCAGTAGGTTCGAGGAAGCAGAAAGGATGTATCTGGACATGGACCGCAG GGACTTGGCCATTGGTTTGCGGATAAAGCTTGGTGATTGGTTCAGAGTTCTGCAGCTGCTGAAGACCGGGTCAGGTGACTCTGATGATGCTCTACAGGAGCAGGCCTACAATGCCATTGGAGATTACtttgcagacagacagaaatg GTTGAATGCAGTACAGTATTACTTGCAGGGTCGTAATCAGGAGCGTCTGGCTGAATGTTATTATATGCTGGAGGACTACGATGGTCTGGAGAGACTCGCAAACTCTCTACCAGAGAACCATAAACTGCTACCA gacATTGGTCAGATGTTTGTTACCGTGGGAATGTGTGAGCAAGCAGTCATTGCTTTTCTTAAATGTAACCAGCCCAAAGCCGCAGTGGATGCCTGTGTGCATCTAAACCAG TGGAACAAAGCTGTTGAACTTGCCAAAAACCACAGCATGAAGGAGATCGGTCCTCTGCTTTCCAAATATGCGTCACACCTGCTGGAGAAAAACAAAACTCTGGAAGCTGTGGAGCTTTACAGGAAAGCCCACCATTTCTTGGATGCTGCCAAACTCATGTTTAAG ATTGCAGAAGAAGAAGTAAAAAAGAGAACAAGACCAATGCGAGTAAAGAAGCTTTATGTGCTCGCCGCCCTGCTGGTGGAAAACTTCCACACTCAGATCAAAAGCTCGCAGCAAAGCAAAACCAAAGGCAAGAAATCGGAG GCTACCAGTGCATTAGCAGGGCTGTTAGAGGAGGATGAGTCGTCTTTAGACAGCCGTATCCTGGATGACGCCTGGCGTGGAGCAGAAGCCTATCATTTCTTCCTGCTTGCTCAGAGACAGCTGTACGATGGCAAGGTGGATGCAGCCATGAGGACAG ctCTTCATCTCCGTGATTATGAGGATATTATCCCAGCTGTAGAGATTTACTCTCTTCTTGCAATCTGCTCCTCTGCCAACTGCGCATTTGGTACATGCTCACGTGCCTTTATTAAGCTGGAATCACTGGAAACGCTGACTCCAGATCAGAGGCAGCTTTATGAAGACTTGGCACTGGAGATCTTTACTAAACACAGTCCGCGAGACACCCGGCAGAGCCAGCGAGACAGCCTTACGGAAGG GCCAGAAGGCAAGTTGCCAACTTGTATAGTGACAGGAAAAGTGATATCCGAGTTCCAGTTCTGGATGTGCAGTGTTTGTAAGCACTGTGCTTTGGAGCAGGAGATCACACAATTCAGCTTCTGTCCTCTCTGCCACTCCTCAGTAGCATAA
- the wdr35 gene encoding WD repeat-containing protein 35 isoform X1 translates to MFIYLSKKIAIPSNTILKCVSWNKDQGFIACGGEDGLLKVLKLETYTDDAKLKGLAAPSNLSMNQTMEGHSGAVQVVTWNEQYQKLTTSDQNGLIIVWMLYKGMWYEEMINNRNKSVVRSMSWNADGLKICIVYEDGAVIVGSVDGNRIWGKELKGTQLAHVAWSPDSKILLFGMANGEIHIYDNQGNFIMKMTISCLANVTGALSIASIHWYSGTQGYLEPDCPCLAICFTNGYCQVMRHESDDNPVVIETGMWHVTSIQWNHCGSVLAIAGSIRNSGTDKEINVVHFYTPFGEHLRTLKVPGKQMNSVSWEGRGLRIGLAVDSYIYFAIIRPDYKWGYCSNTVVYAYTRPDRLEYSVVFWDTKNNEKFVKYVKSLMSITTCGDFCILATKADDTHPQEDTEAEAGLATAFNELSYQKPPMDQSERRKYVLVLCNSIGTPQDSKYIDIDPLFITMTKTHVIAASKEAFYVWQYRVAKKLTALEINQVAKTRKEGRERIYHIDDSPSGPSDGTLNFAKAFTATRDPICCITASDRMLIVGRESGTLQRYSLPNISLLQKYSLTSRPYQLSLNCNSSRLAIIDITGLLKFLDVETRGSSGDADSGSTAGDPSKFERKDVWDMKWAVDNPDLFSMMEKTRMYVFRNLDPEEPIQTSGFICHFEDLEIKSVLLDEIMRDPEVPNKDYLMNFEIRSLRDSRALIEKVGIEDASQFIEDNPHPRLWRLLAEAALQKLDLKMAEQAFVRCKDYQGIEFVKRLSNLQSEAMKQAEVAAYFSRFEEAERMYLDMDRRDLAIGLRIKLGDWFRVLQLLKTGSGDSDDALQEQAYNAIGDYFADRQKWLNAVQYYLQGRNQERLAECYYMLEDYDGLERLANSLPENHKLLPDIGQMFVTVGMCEQAVIAFLKCNQPKAAVDACVHLNQWNKAVELAKNHSMKEIGPLLSKYASHLLEKNKTLEAVELYRKAHHFLDAAKLMFKIAEEEVKKRTRPMRVKKLYVLAALLVENFHTQIKSSQQSKTKGKKSEATSALAGLLEEDESSLDSRILDDAWRGAEAYHFFLLAQRQLYDGKVDAAMRTALHLRDYEDIIPAVEIYSLLAICSSANCAFGTCSRAFIKLESLETLTPDQRQLYEDLALEIFTKHSPRDTRQSQRDSLTEGPEGKLPTCIVTGKVISEFQFWMCSVCKHCALEQEITQFSFCPLCHSSVA, encoded by the exons atgtttatatatctcAGTAAGAAG ATTGCCATTCCAAGCAATACGATTTTAAAGTGTGTCTCCTGGAATAAAGATCAGGGTTTCATAGCTTGTGGAGGAGAGGATGGcctgttaaaagtgctcaagCTTGAAACTTACACAG ATGATGCCAAATTAAAAGGCCTGGCTGCTCCCAGTAACCTCTCTATGAATCAGACAATGGAAGGCCACAGTG GTGCAGTGCAAGTTGTGACATGGAATGAACAGTACCAGAAATTGACCACCAGTGACCAGAATGGACTCATTATCGTTTGGATGCTTTATAAAG GTATGTGGTATGAGGAGATGATTAATAACAGGAATAAATCTGTGGTTCGGAGCATGAGCTGGAATGCTGATGGTCTGAAGATCTGCATCGTGTATGAGGATGGTGCTGTGATTGTGGGCTCGGTGGACG GAAACAGGATCTGGGGTAAAGAACTAAAGGGGACTCAGCTCGCACATGTGGCTTGGTCGCCAGACAGTAAGATCCTACTGTTCGGGATGGCCAATGGAGAGATCCACATCTACGACAACCAGGGAAACTTCATT ATGAAGATGACCATAAGTTGTTTGGCGAATGTAACAGGTGCCCTCAGTATAGCAAGTATTCATTGGTACTCGGGCACACAGGGGTATCTGGAGCCAGACTGCCCCTGCCTGGCTATTTGTTTTACCAACGGGTACTGCCAAGTCATGCGGCACGAGAGTGATGACA ATCCTGTGGTTATTGAGACGGGTATGTGGCATGTGACCAGTATCCAGTGGAATCACTGTGGCAGTGTTCTGGCTATAGCAGGATCCATCAGGAACAGTGGAACAGATAAGGAGATAAATGTTGTTCACTTCTACACACCATTTGGAGAG CACTTGCGGACTCTGAAGGTTCCAGGCAAGCAGATGAATTCTGTGTCATGGGAAGGCAGAGGACTTCGAATTGGCTTGGCTGTAGATTCCTATATATACTTTGCCATCATTCGACCAGATTACAAG TGGGGTTACTGCAGTAATACTGTGGTGTATGCATACACACGTCCAGACAGGCTGGAGTACAGTGTGGTCTTCTGGGATACTAAGAATAATGAGAAGTTTGTCAAATACGTCAAGAGTCTCATGTCCATCACTACATGTGGAGATTTCTGCATCCTTGCCACCAAAGCAGATGACACACACCCACAG GAGGATACAGAGGCCGAGGCTGGATTAGCTACG GCATTTAATGAGCTGTCCTATCAAAAGCCCCCAATGGATCAGTCTGAGAGGAGAAAG TATGTTCTGGTATTGTGTAACTCCATTGGAACCCCACAGGACTCCAAATATATTGACATAG ACCCCTTGTTTATCACCATGACGAAGACACATGTGATCGCTGCATCTAAAGAGGCATTTTACGTTTGGCAGTATCGTGTGGCCAAGAAACTCACCGCTCTTGAAATCAACCAGGTTGCCAAAACCAGAAAGGAAGGTCGAGAGAG GATTTATCACATTGACGACAGTCCAAGCGGACCGTCGGATGGGACACTTAACTTTGCCAAAGCCTTCACA GCCACCAGAGATCCGATCTGCTGCATCACCGCATCAGACAGGATGCTTATAGTG GGTCGCGAGTCTGGTACTTTGCAGAGGTACAGCCTGCCCAACATCAGCCTCCTTCAAAAATACTCCCTCACGTCCAGACCATATCAGCTGTCTCTCAATTGTAACTCCAG CCGTCTGGCTATTATAGACATAACTGGCCTGTTGAAATTTTTGGATGTGGAGACGCGGGGGTCATCAGGGGATGCAGACAGCGGATCGACAGCCGGAGACCCATCTAAATTCGAACGCAAAGATGTCTGGGATATGAAATGGGCCGTAGACAACCCAGATCTGTTTTCAATGATGGAGAAAACCCGAATGTATGTCTTCAGAAACCTGGACCCTGAG GAGCCGATTCAAACATCTGGTTTCATTTGCCACTTTGAGGATCTGGAAATCAAGTCTGTTCTTTTGGATGAGATTATGAGG GATCCAGAGGTCCCAAATAAAGATTATTTGATGAACTTCGAGATCCGTTCATTGAGGGACAGCAGGGCTCTGATCGAGAAGGTTGGAATAGAAGACGCTTCCCAGTTTATTGAGGACAATCCCCATCCCCGTCTCTG GCGTCTCTTAGCGGAAGCAGCGCTGCAGAAACTAGATTTGAAGATGGCTGAGCAGGCGTTTGTGCGTTGTAAAGACTACCAAGGCATTGAATTTGTGAAGAGACTGAGCAATCTGCAAAGTGAAGCCATGAAACAGGCAGAGGTGGCGGCTTACTTCAGTAGGTTCGAGGAAGCAGAAAGGATGTATCTGGACATGGACCGCAG GGACTTGGCCATTGGTTTGCGGATAAAGCTTGGTGATTGGTTCAGAGTTCTGCAGCTGCTGAAGACCGGGTCAGGTGACTCTGATGATGCTCTACAGGAGCAGGCCTACAATGCCATTGGAGATTACtttgcagacagacagaaatg GTTGAATGCAGTACAGTATTACTTGCAGGGTCGTAATCAGGAGCGTCTGGCTGAATGTTATTATATGCTGGAGGACTACGATGGTCTGGAGAGACTCGCAAACTCTCTACCAGAGAACCATAAACTGCTACCA gacATTGGTCAGATGTTTGTTACCGTGGGAATGTGTGAGCAAGCAGTCATTGCTTTTCTTAAATGTAACCAGCCCAAAGCCGCAGTGGATGCCTGTGTGCATCTAAACCAG TGGAACAAAGCTGTTGAACTTGCCAAAAACCACAGCATGAAGGAGATCGGTCCTCTGCTTTCCAAATATGCGTCACACCTGCTGGAGAAAAACAAAACTCTGGAAGCTGTGGAGCTTTACAGGAAAGCCCACCATTTCTTGGATGCTGCCAAACTCATGTTTAAG ATTGCAGAAGAAGAAGTAAAAAAGAGAACAAGACCAATGCGAGTAAAGAAGCTTTATGTGCTCGCCGCCCTGCTGGTGGAAAACTTCCACACTCAGATCAAAAGCTCGCAGCAAAGCAAAACCAAAGGCAAGAAATCGGAG GCTACCAGTGCATTAGCAGGGCTGTTAGAGGAGGATGAGTCGTCTTTAGACAGCCGTATCCTGGATGACGCCTGGCGTGGAGCAGAAGCCTATCATTTCTTCCTGCTTGCTCAGAGACAGCTGTACGATGGCAAGGTGGATGCAGCCATGAGGACAG ctCTTCATCTCCGTGATTATGAGGATATTATCCCAGCTGTAGAGATTTACTCTCTTCTTGCAATCTGCTCCTCTGCCAACTGCGCATTTGGTACATGCTCACGTGCCTTTATTAAGCTGGAATCACTGGAAACGCTGACTCCAGATCAGAGGCAGCTTTATGAAGACTTGGCACTGGAGATCTTTACTAAACACAGTCCGCGAGACACCCGGCAGAGCCAGCGAGACAGCCTTACGGAAGG GCCAGAAGGCAAGTTGCCAACTTGTATAGTGACAGGAAAAGTGATATCCGAGTTCCAGTTCTGGATGTGCAGTGTTTGTAAGCACTGTGCTTTGGAGCAGGAGATCACACAATTCAGCTTCTGTCCTCTCTGCCACTCCTCAGTAGCATAA
- the kcns3a gene encoding potassium voltage-gated channel subfamily S member 3a, whose amino-acid sequence MFLQCTDARKEERRHGAIADISAFLSVQQPLYVLGFIMVYGQVLHRQGPEESFINLNVGGFKQRVERVLLQRFPYTRLAQLLCCRSEAAILQLCDDYAAADREYYFDRNPRFFRYVLNFYHTGRIHLMEELCVFSFSQELEYWGIKELHLDACCSNKFQEQKEFVGDPDWGNDDDPQNQLDDSLDSSMEELSAFDKDLEKFEGTWCSEKRKELWLRLENPGYSHFSKVIAVFSLSVVLMSIVAMCIHSMPEFNKLDDNDKPVENPELAVFEIICIIWFSIEFILRLIVTPCLRKFICNALNIIDFASIIPFYATLAFETANAEESEELENVGRVVQILRLMRIFRILKLARHSVGLRSLGATLRHSYHEVGLLILFLSVGISIFSVLIYFVEREDKTSEIQTIPVGWWWATISMTTVGYGDTYPVTWAGKLVATLCIICGLLVVALPISIIFNKFSKYYQRQKALVELDQLNPEDEKQPDPSMPFLHMGELFTQNMNSLVHSGSLKSEGSITDASSIQDVETAYPENENATKHKCTHNLENKPAVT is encoded by the exons ATGTTTTTGCAGTGCACTGACGCCAGGAAAGAGGAAAGAAG GCATGGAGCCATAGCAGACATTTCAGCATTTCTCTCCGTCCAACAACCCCTTTATGTTCTGGGATTCATCATGGTGTATGGGCAGGTCCTGCACCGCCAAGGTCCAGAGGAAAGCTTCATTAACCTCAATGTCGGTGGCTTTAAGCAGCGAGTTGAACGAGTTCTCCTCCAGCGCTTCCCTTATACTCGGCTGGCCCAACTGCTCTGCTGCAGATCAGAGGCTGCTATTCTCCAACTTTGTGACGATTATGCCGCAGCTGACCGTGAATATTATTTTGACCGCAACCCACGTTTTTTCCGCTACGTGTTGAATTTCTATCACACCGGAAGGATCCACCTGATGGAAGAGTTGTGTGTGTTTAGTTTTAGTCAGGAGCTGGAATACTGGGGCATCAAAGAGCTTCACCTTGATGCATGCTGCAGCAACAAATTTCAAGAACAGAAAGAGTTCGTGGGAGATCCTGATTGGGGAAATGATGATGACCCGCAGAACCAGCTGGACGACAGCCTGGACTCATCCATGGAGGAGTTATCTGCATTTGATAAAGATCTGGAGAAGTTTGAGGGCACCTGGTGCTCGGAGAAGCGCAAGGAACTTTGGCTAAGACTGGAGAATCCCGGATATTCCCATTTTTCGAAAGTAATAGCTGTGTTTTCTCTGAGTGTGGTGTTGATGAGTATCGTAGCCATGTGTATTCACAGCATGCCTGAGTTTAACAAGTTGGACGATAATGACAAACCGGTGGAGAACCCTGAGCTGGCTGTGTTTGAGATCATTTGTATCATTTGGTTCTCTATTGAATTCATCCTAAGATTAATTGTCACGCCATGTCTGCGCAAATTCATTTGCAATGCTCTAAACATCATTGACTTTGCATCTATCATTCCATTTTACGCCACTCTGGCATTCGAAACCGCCAATGCAGAAGAAAGCGAGGAGCTTGAGAACGTGGGGAGGGTCGTGCAGATCTTGCGCCTCATGCGTATCTTTCGCATTCTCAAACTGGCGCGGCATTCGGTGGGGCTGCGTTCGCTTGGGGCGACTCTCCGTCACAGCTACCATGAGGTCGGACTCCTCATCCTGTTCCTCTCGGTGGGAATTTCGATTTTCTCTGTGCTTATATATTTTGTGGAGAGAGAAGATAAGACATCTGAAATACAGACTATACCTGTGGGCTGGTGGTGGGCGACAATCAGCATGACCACTGTGGGATACGGAGACACGTATCCTGTAACCTGGGCCGGCAAGCTCGTTGCCACCTTGTGCATCATCTGCGGCCTGCTTGTGGTCGCTCTTCCAATCAGCATCATATTCAACAAATTCTCAAAATACTATCAAAGACAAAAAGCCCTGGTGGAGCTTGATCAACTCAACCCAGAAGATGAAAAACAGCCAGATCCCAGCATGCCATTCCTTCATATGGGAGAACTTTTTACCCAAAATATGAATTCTCTGGTGCATAGCGGATCCCTTAAGAGTGAGGGAAGCATCACGGATGCTTCCAGCATTCAGGATGTTGAAACTGCGTACCCAGAGAATGAGAATGCAACAAAACATAAATGCACGCACAACCTCGAGAATAAACCTGCAGTCACATGA